Part of the Lotus japonicus ecotype B-129 chromosome 6, LjGifu_v1.2 genome, CTCCTGCACCTGcaccaccacctgcaccaccacctaaccctcctcctcctccaccaccaaagCCACCACCGCCTCCTCCACCAAGCCCTGGACGGTGGAAGAAAGTCTTCTCATCTCCAAAGGAAGCACTCTTATCATTCCCAAGCTTCCTTGCACCAATGGTACAAACAAAAGTACCAAGAAGCACAAGAAGAAGAACCTTAGAAGTCATCTTGTGCTGGAAATTAACCTTAGTAAATTGGTGTGGAGTAGGAGAAGATAGTAGGACGTATATATAGCAATGCCAATGGCAAGGTTTACAACCATTTAGAGCAAAGTCTTCATGGATGAGCTAGCATGCTTTAAATTGAGTCATCTTCTTAACCATGCAAATACAATTAAGCGTTGGGTAAAATAAATGCATCCAACTGCCTCCATTTGAAAAAGAGACACCACCCAACTGTTCTTGTCTCAAGGCCCCACCTCTCACTTACCTGGCTTGTTCACATGAGAATTTTCAAGTTGCTCAGTCAGAGTAGTCTTTTGATCTGTTTCCGTATGGGCTATTCCCCTGCAGCCAACAGCTTTGGAGTTTCAATTATTTATAGCATATGATCTTTTAATGACATTTGGTTTTGAAACATATTTCTTTTAATGAGTCTATTTTTATAATATGAAATATATTCATGGGTAAATAGGGGCCTCATGTGAGACATGGGGGAGGCGCAATTTTTTTGTGATGATTCACATAATTACTGTGCAACTTTTGCAACCTAATTTGTGTGTGACATTGGTCATGACTTTTGATGATATGAATATACCACTTATATATATGCCACATTAATTGATTCTGATCAGCTATATATAATTGTAGTATATATAATTGTAGGATTTATTACTTTTGTGTTATTTTCACTTCTCAAtagtatttaaaattttaattaattttaacatttaattacataactttttttttgaaaattaattaattacatatatataactttaattttagttaatatGTTTTTTGAAAAGCCAAACTTTTAGTTACTAGGTATATGATATCATACACTATATACTTTTATAGATGTCACACCCTCATATAATGTCTTTCTTGtgtttattttctctctcatactattaTTAGTAGGttgatgatgtcatatttatattttttgaatttctaataatttaataattcaaTATGATCACATTATTTACATCGGTATTTAATGTAAAATAATTAACATAAAGTCAAATATTATTTACTTCGATATTTATAaagtataaaaattaataaaaagtgtaatgtatataattttttttttgataagccaatgaataatataaaaaggagtacaaggggtactccaatCCCAATTACAAAGTTGCAACAAACTAGAAACAATTACAGTACAGTAGctaaaagttaaaaaataaagtcAATTTGCAATAGCTAACAACAAGAAACTATTGTAACAACCATCCAATATGCTGACCAACACGTCCACAGATTGTTTCTCATTGTTTCCAGGGAAAAAGCCTACTCAAAACCGTGTAGCTCTTCCCAAGAATCTGTCCAAGGATAACAGTGCAAGCTAACAATATTTCAGAAAAGCAGCTCCACCCAAGAATTGAAACAGAATTCCACAACCTATTCAGATAGACTCCATACAGATTAAGGGGTTTGAGGTCCACTCGAAAAGGGAGTAATTAAAACCTTTTACTCTTACCTTGAGCCACGCCCAAGATCTGTATTGAATAGCCTCTAGAGCATTTGAGTAGTCTGGTATTTTTTCCTTGAAGATAACACAGTTCCTGAGATTCCATATGAACCAGATCATAGCCAACCAAATAAGGCCTACTCCATGTTTCCTATTTCCACCTTCACAGCTTCCCAAAAATTGAATGAAATGGGAAATACCATCATCAGGTAGAACCATTTGGATACCCAACCAATAATTAATCTTACCCCATAGTATCGCTGATATTGAACAAGTGAAGAACAGGTGTAATGTATATAAtgataatttcaaaatttaagTATGCCTTATTTGCTTAATTTGCTTTGTAATGTCATTTTGAATGGCTATTCTGACAAATTAATGGTTATTCTGACAAATTCTCACTCAACATTTAATATGTATTGATAACATGTAACGCACTTGACATTTAGTGGATATTTTTTATATCAAAATCTTACCTTATCTTattctataaactatatattttcaaaacaaaaagttACCAACTCCTTTAGGCGGCAGCTTAGTAGTCTTTTGTCTGGTTTCACTTTACTCCATTTTTATACTAATCTTAGTAACCTGATGATGTCATATATTATATTACACATATATTCAtgaatttcaaaataataataatgtgactcataaatatttttaatttcaaataaatGTATCTCATAAATATTTTGAACTTCAAATTATTATTTTGCCTTCTCAATATTTTAAAGTTCGAAAACGATGAATTTGTAACATTATGGTGACAAATTGAAATGAGTATAAATTAATTGCTCGCAATCTTTTTAATATAGAAATGTAATATATTAATTCAAATGCATTCTCAATGTGGTGTGTGTGTGGTAGCATTAAGGTTTAAGGATTCTCTCTTTCTTGAGGTGGCTGTGTGATGGGTGACCCCGGCAAACCGCCGGGAGATGACACCGGGCCACCAATGGCGGACCCGACTACTGCTATTGAGACCCCGACCAAAGGCCTACTGGCGACAGCGATGGAAATAAGGCTAAACAAGAAGTAGTATCCTACAAGGATATCTGTACGAGGGTGAACGGTGGCAATGACACCGAAGAGGATGATGAAGTTCCATTAGAGGGCTTCATGTCTGAATCAGATTCAAGCGAAACGGACGGGGAGGAGAGGGTGCAACCCAACCCTCTTTGCCTGGTAATCAAACTGTCCAAGGAGAAACGTGGGGAACTACGTAAACCGTGGCAGAACTCGATTATTTTCAAGATGCTGGGGAAACGCATTGGCCTGAACTTGCTCAAGGATCGTCTAACAAAGCTTTGGCACCCTTCTGGGGAGATGGAGGTTATTGATCTGGACTTCGACTTCTTCGTCGTCAGATTCGCTAATAGGGTGGACTAGGCCCACGTTTTCACTAGAGGATCTTGGGTCATCATGGGTCATTACATAGTTAATTATTCAACAATGGAGACCTATGTTCATCCCCTCCAAGGGTGAGCTTACTCGTGTGGTGGTTTGGTTCCGAGTTTCGGGCTTCCCGGTAGAGTGCTATGATCAGGAAGTCCTCCAGGATATTGGTCGTAACGTTGGGCGGTTTGTGAAATTCGATGACTACACGTGGAAGACGATGGCTGGTAAGGGGCAGTCGGGCCCGCTCTCTGAACGTGCCAAGTTTTCCCGGATATGTGTCGAGATCGACCTTCGTAAGACGTTGGTGTCTAATTTGTCTTCGAGGATGAGGAGTTCAAAATCGAGTATGAAGGTCTGAACTTGATATGTTTTGAGTGCGGTAAGTTTGGCCATAAAAAGGAAGCTTGTCCACTCAAAGCTGGGGGTGTGgaggcctccaacaagcaaagTAATGTTCAGCAGGAGGGAGATCCTAGTAAAGCTGTTGATGACTTTGGGCCATGGATGATAGCAAAAAAGTTCTCCCGTAGCGCCCTTAAGAAAGCCCCTGCCCCTGGTGGAGGTGCCTCCAGCACAAACCGTCGGACCATCTCCGGCGAGCAACCGGGTGGAACTCGCTTTGCCGTGTTGGAAACAATGGATGTTGACGAGGTCAACGACGTCATTAACGGAGATCCACCTGGTGTGGTTAATGCTATAACGGCCACGAAAATTGTGCAAGATTCGATGGTAGAGAATACTCTTCCTCATCATGCGGAGATCATTAATGTGACGGTGGACCCCAATATCTCTGATTCACCCAGTTTGAATTCAAACAGGAACACGCACGGAATTGGAGGCGCTTTTACTCCAGCAAAGGTAGCCTGTGAATCTGGTCCAGGAAAAGATTTTAGGGGGACTACTACTACTGCAGTTGTGGGCCAGGGTAGTAATGAGCAAATGATTAATTCTCCAATCATTACGAGAAACCCTAACAACAATCCATAACCGTCCAAGAATGGACGCCGCCAAGAGACCAAGGTGGGGCCCCCAAATTTGAAGACTGCTAAATCCCAAGCGTGTAAGTCCCATGGCGCGCGTGAAGGTAGTTCTTCCCAGAAAGAGGATTCTCCTCAGGTTCACGACCATGCACAAAGCCCTTCAAGGGGTAGGCATTGGAAGACAATTTCTAGTGCACAGATGATGGTGTTACTAGAGACCGAGACAGGAGTTTATCTCCTAGGACCCGTCGAAGTTCTTAGTAACTTCTTCCACCTTTCTTCTATTGTTTCCTTATGTCGTACAACATCATAAGTTGGAACATCCGAGGTGCTGCGGCGAAAGGCGTTCCCTTTCTTCTGAAGGATCTTGTATCCAGACACAATGTTTTTTGTCTTGCTATTCTTGAGCCTTGAGTCAGTGCTAATAAGTTACCAAGGATCATGAAATCTACGGGTTTTGATGGTTCTTTTGTGGTGGAAGCTGTCGGCTTTTATGGTGGGATTTGGTTACTTTGGAATAAACAGTGGGGGTCTATTGATATTATTTCTTCTCACCGTCAGCTTGTCCATACTCGTATCACTCCGAGAGGTGCTGGTTCTAGTATGCTAGCTACTTTCGTTTATGGGAGCCCTAACGTGTCAGCTAGGTACCTTCTTTGGCGAGAGCTCAGACACATTGCTGCTTCTATCTTTGAGCCCTGGGCGGTAGTTGGTGACTTTAACTCTTACCTTCATGCCTCAGATAAAGTGGGTGGCGGACCACCTAACCTCCTCTCCATGAATAAATTTCGTGACTGTATTGTTGATTGTTCCCTTTCTGACATTGGCTTCAAAGGTCCCCCTTTTACCTGGGAGGGCAGAGGGGTGAAGGAACGAATCGACTGGGCTTTGGGTAATGATCGTTGGGTCACCTCCTTTCCTACCTCCTCTGTGTTGCACCTCCCCAATTTAAAATCAGATCACAAGCCTCTCTTAATTAGATTTCGTGAAGACCCAAGTGATGTCTCTCAACGTCCGTTTCGTTTCTTAGCTTCGTGGCTTACTCATGCAGGCTTTCCTAAATTGGTTGAGGATGCTTCGAGTGATCACGGTAAATGGCCCCCCTCTTCTGCGGCTTTTCGTGAAGCGGCAACATCTTGGAATAGTGAGGTTTTTGGCGAAATTGGCCGGCGCAAAAGGAAGCTTATGCGGAGGTTGGAAGGTATAAACAACAAGCTTCATATGCTGAGTATCCCTTACCTGGAAAAACTGCAAAAAAGACTTTGGGAGGAGTACTACAAAGTGCTGATGCAGGAAGAGTTACTTTGGAAGCAAAATCTCGGGTAGCTTGGCTCAATCATGGGGACAAGAACACACACTATTTTCATACAGCAACTTTAGTGCgcagaaaaagaaataaaatagagGCTTTGACTGATGAGGGGGGTAACGTTGTTACTAATCCTGATCTCCTTCGTTCCATGGCGGTTAACTATTTCCAACACCTCTACACAAGCACGGGTGATGGGGAACGTCTTCAGAAGACCATGACGTTCCCTTTGCTTCCACGGGAAACCATTTGCCAGATTACGAAGCCTTTAGAGGCAGAGGAAATTAAATCAGCCGTCTTTAGCATGGGTCCTTTGAAGGCACCCGGTCCGGATGGTCTGAAACCTTTGTTTTTCCTATCTCAGTGGAATTTTGTTGGCAGTTCAGTTGTTGAGTACATTCAGGATTGCATTCGCTTCCCGGAAAAAATTAAAGAGGTGAATGATACTCTTATTGTTTTGATCCCTAAACTTGATAGGCCTAACCTCCTCTCTCAGTTTCGTCCTATAGGTTTGTGCAACATGATTTATAAACCTTGACAAAGGCCATAGCCAACTGTCTCAAAGGAGTGCTTGGAGACCTGATTGCACCAAACCAATGCAGCTTTATCCCTGGAAGACAGAGCTCTGATAATATAATTATTTCCCAGGAAGTCTTTCATTCCATGCGCTATCTGAAAAGAAAGAAGGGGTGGGTGGCTATGAAGATTGACCTTGAAAAGGCTTATGATAGGCTCAATTGGACTTTCCTTCGGGTGACCCTTTTGGAGGTTGGTTTGGATGAGGATTTTTGTAATTTGATTCTGAATTGTTTTCCCCTAAGCTCTTTCCAGGTTATGTTCAATGGAAGCAAGACTGAGAGTTTTACTCCCTCAAGAGGTATCAGACAAGGCGACCCTCTATCACCTTATCTCTTTGTGTTGTGTATTGAACGGTTGGCTCACAAGATTCAACATGAAGTTGACACTGCTAGATGGAAACCTATCTATCTCAACAAGACAGGGCCACCCATAACTCATTTATTTTTTGCCgatgatcttcttctttttggggAAGCCTCTGTAGTGCAAATGGATCGTATGATGTCTTGTCTTGACTCATTTTGTGAAGCCTCAGGGCAAAAGGTTAGTAAAGATAAATCTCGAATTTTTGTTTCTAACAACGTGAATCGAGGTTTGTCTAACAGGTTAAGCCAGTTAGCTAGGATTGGTCTTACTTCACACTTGGGTAAATATCTCGGAGTCCCTCTTCTCCACAAGTCTCCAACCAAGGCCTCCTATGATTTTATTCTGGATAGGACCCAAAAGAGGCTTAGTGCCTGGAAGGCTTACACTCTAAGTTTAGTAGGGAGAGTCACTTTGGCTAAATCAGTGATTTCTGCTTTACCTGCTTATTGCATGCAAACCATGCTCTTACCCAAAGGGGTTTGTGAAAGACTTGACCATCTTCAACAAAATTTTGTGTGGGGTTTAGAAAATGGCAGTAAGAGAGTTCACCAAGTTATATGGGACAAGATTTGAAGCCCTAAATCTGCAAGCGGTCTGGGTTTTCGGTTGGCTTCCGATTTCAACCAAGCATTGATAATGAAgttg contains:
- the LOC130725366 gene encoding uncharacterized protein LOC130725366 encodes the protein MKSTGFDGSFVVEAVGFYGGIWLLWNKQWGSIDIISSHRQLVHTRITPRGAGSSMLATFVYGSPNVSARYLLWRELRHIAASIFEPWAVVGDFNSYLHASDKVGGGPPNLLSMNKFRDCIVDCSLSDIGFKGPPFTWEGRGVKERIDWALGNDRWVTSFPTSSVLHLPNLKSDHKPLLIRFREDPSDVSQRPFRFLASWLTHAGFPKLVEDASSDHGKWPPSSAAFREAATSWNSEVFGEIGRRKRKLMRRLEGINNKLHMLSIPYLEKLQKRLWEEYYKVLMQEELLWKQNLG